The Candidatus Neptunochlamydia vexilliferae genomic sequence GAGCGTTTAAAGTAAGAAGCTTACCATCAATATGGTTGGGAATGAATGCTAAAAGGTGGGTTTCTCCAATAGTTTTTCCCTTCCCAACAGCCTTTCCTTTCCAAAAAGGACATGGGCGGTTAAGAATGGCACTAATATTTGAAGGGAGAGGAGGGGCTTTTCCTACCTCTCCAAAGTGAACCCTCCATTTATCAGGACTAAAAGCAAAACTGGGAAGTTTTTTTTCTACGAGAAGCTCCCTATTAATAGCCACAACCTCTTTGCTTAAATTCCGTACTCCTATAGCACCGCTACGCTGGTAATCTTTTTCATAGTCAAAGCTAACGCAGATGCCTTTATCAATAAAGCCACCAATGATAACAGGATATTTATTACCTACCTTTTCTTTACAGTGCGTATAAATCCCTTCTCCCAACAGGTATTCGTTTGTTTCTTTCTGATAGATTGAAACAGCAAGTGCAACCTCAAGCGCTGAAGCAAAGGTATAACCTTGTGAAGCATACTTAGAAACAGCTTGCTTTCTATCTATATAACTTTTGCCGCGTGTCCCCTTTAAAATACTTTTGCTGATAAGAAGCCATTTTGAGGAGGTAGCTTTGTGCCCAAATTCTCTTTTTATATTCTCATGATAATACCTTCTATTAAAGAGCTTATCAAACCCATTAAGGGTGAGCTTAACACCGCCAACTTCCTCAGGAATCCAAATAAGAATATGGGTATCAGAAACTTTACCACCAGTAAACCCTTCGATACTAAAGGGCGTAGGTGCATTTAGAATCTCTTCAATATCCTTGGGAAGCGGCTCCTCAACTCCCCTAACACTCTTAAAGTGTTTTTCCCATATACTCTTGCCAAATATAGTATCGGGAAACTTCTTTTGAATCTCGGCATTGCTAGAAACTTGAGAAGTCTTTAGCCTTTGCACCTCTTTCTTGAGAGTAGCAACCTCTTTTTCAAACTTAAACATTTTTACCGCTAAAGATGCAATAACCTTTGTTGTTTCCCCTTTGATGTTAAGTCTAAGAAGTTTTTCAAGAGCATAAGTGTAGAGTTTGGGGTTTTGCTCAGAGATATTCATCAGCTCCCTATAAAGGACCCCTGCATTTTTGGGATCTTTCTTTTTATCGATCAGAGTCAACTGGGCAAGTAAAGAGCTATCGGTATTGGGAACAAGGCTTTTGGCCTCCTTCGTTTGGTCCTTGGCTGGCTGGAGCTTGTTTTTAGCATAGCTGCTACAAAACTGCGCTAGATCAAGGTGAAAGTTTGCTTGTATTTTCTGCGAAGAGGGCAGCTGATCGTAAAGCTTTTTGAGCCCCTTGTAGGCTTCAGCTGCGGAAGGATTCAGGCTGAGAGCCTTTTGGTAGTACTCGATGGCTTTTTCGGGCTTGGGGTTTTTCGCAAGAGCTATCGCTTTGCTATAGGCCTTTTCGGTTTGCGCAGTAGCCTCATAATAACGAATGGCTAGCTCTTTAATTTTTGGGTCTTCCCCAAAGGCTTCTAAGGCTTGTTCTATTGCTATTGAACGAAGTTCGGGGATTGGAGGGCCTTCTTTAAGCTTGCGTATACCAAGAACACCGCTGTGGTGGTGACAACCGCTGCCATGGTCGCCGTTGACATAAAGACCGCCCGCGGCGAACCCCCCTACTGCCACCGCTCCATCCTTACCGACCTCTAAGCACCGCGTAAAGGTCAACTTAGGCTTTTCTGGCAACAAGTACTCATTCTTCTGATCCTTTTGGTAGAGAAGGACAGCGATTGCAGCATCTAGGGCATGGGGAAGGGTGTATCCTTTGGAGGTATATTTCCCAACGACTTGCTTTTGATCGTCATAGCTTTTATCTCGGGTACCATCTAGGATATTTTTGCTCATGAGGATCCAGTGAGGGGTGATCCCTTTTATGCCAACTGCACTTTTTAAATGGTCGTGGTAGTTCCTATACCCACCAAAAAGCTTCGGAAGGTTATTGAGGGTCAGCTTAACGCCTTTGACCGCTTCGGGGATCCAAACGAGAATATGGGTATCGCGAACCTTGCCGCTAAAGCCTTCTACTTGGAAAGGGGTAGGAGCATTTAGGATTTCCTCAATGTTGTCGGGAAGCGTCCCTTCCTCCCCTTCAACACTATCAAAGTGTTTTTCCCAAACATCCCTTCCAATTGCAATATCAGGAAGTTTTCTTTGTATGATGTTATTGGAGACTTGAGTGGTTGAGCTACT encodes the following:
- a CDS encoding U-box domain-containing protein, giving the protein MNIRPLNSSNIPFAVYFTPRHQLSFIAKDPIQVGLKEAGSSKTFIAEVIYPPGKEKASEVKKEIKALLKKGIAPIVTPKSGGGYEVSFRKGSKAVPQALPLIKELIVHIKKLLLENNTYRKDLCCPLTLDLLQDPVIDSCGHTFEREAIENHLQKNQTCPLSRKPLKNEDLRPNLSIKSQAEKAGKKFPIPLPAQLSGYTFEQDSEEADDCIKRAQRRAEKNDLKKAVKDYREALEYTNLSKHYFPLIDIYKKSKQPKEAAFVALIHTYLKHLEAYKPNIQQSNAASSSSSSSSSSSSQSSSSSSSSSTTQVSNNIIQRKLPDIAIGRDVWEKHFDSVEGEEGTLPDNIEEILNAPTPFQVEGFSGKVRDTHILVWIPEAVKGVKLTLNNLPKLFGGYRNYHDHLKSAVGIKGITPHWILMSKNILDGTRDKSYDDQKQVVGKYTSKGYTLPHALDAAIAVLLYQKDQKNEYLLPEKPKLTFTRCLEVGKDGAVAVGGFAAGGLYVNGDHGSGCHHHSGVLGIRKLKEGPPIPELRSIAIEQALEAFGEDPKIKELAIRYYEATAQTEKAYSKAIALAKNPKPEKAIEYYQKALSLNPSAAEAYKGLKKLYDQLPSSQKIQANFHLDLAQFCSSYAKNKLQPAKDQTKEAKSLVPNTDSSLLAQLTLIDKKKDPKNAGVLYRELMNISEQNPKLYTYALEKLLRLNIKGETTKVIASLAVKMFKFEKEVATLKKEVQRLKTSQVSSNAEIQKKFPDTIFGKSIWEKHFKSVRGVEEPLPKDIEEILNAPTPFSIEGFTGGKVSDTHILIWIPEEVGGVKLTLNGFDKLFNRRYYHENIKREFGHKATSSKWLLISKSILKGTRGKSYIDRKQAVSKYASQGYTFASALEVALAVSIYQKETNEYLLGEGIYTHCKEKVGNKYPVIIGGFIDKGICVSFDYEKDYQRSGAIGVRNLSKEVVAINRELLVEKKLPSFAFSPDKWRVHFGEVGKAPPLPSNISAILNRPCPFWKGKAVGKGKTIGETHLLAFIPNHIDGKLLTLNALEEHVKSPKQGHITKYRYYSKHIKDELGNVSLAPHWALMTNAIIPNSTHKSYEEQKRLLKSYAQQTGLPYQMPMMLEAATLILSEYVRTEKRCFGSAVWTRCQERVNNKRLNIAVGGFETTGLSIYDESHGNKGHHDAFNGVAGVLRFFDAPEHQRMNVSMSSASSSSSSLNSSSN